A section of the Neisseria dumasiana genome encodes:
- a CDS encoding metal ABC transporter permease: protein MLDVLLEPLAYEYMVKAVVISAAVGGICAFLSAYLMLKGWSLIGDALSHSVVPGVAITYSLSLPYSVGAFISGILAALAILWIKAVSKLKEDAIIGFIFTTFFALGLFIVSINPTAVNVEEIVLGNILGIADEDVFQVGIIMAVCLAFLLLFWKNLLLVFFDETQAVAVGLSPLRYKILFFTLLSACVVAALQTVGAVLVIAMVITPGATAYLLTDKFSKLVGIAVALGFLTGGIGAYASYFLDGATGGIIVCLQTALFLLAFIFAPKYGLLKQKQTAALQGETGHG, encoded by the coding sequence ATGCTGGATGTGTTACTGGAGCCGCTCGCTTACGAATATATGGTGAAAGCCGTTGTGATCAGTGCCGCCGTGGGCGGGATATGTGCGTTTTTGTCGGCTTATCTGATGCTCAAAGGCTGGTCGTTAATCGGCGATGCCTTGTCGCACTCGGTGGTGCCGGGCGTGGCCATCACTTATTCGCTCTCGCTGCCTTATTCGGTGGGCGCTTTTATTTCGGGCATCTTGGCGGCATTGGCGATTTTGTGGATTAAAGCGGTAAGCAAATTGAAAGAAGATGCCATCATCGGCTTTATTTTCACCACCTTTTTCGCCCTCGGCCTGTTTATCGTTTCCATCAACCCTACTGCCGTGAATGTAGAGGAAATCGTGTTGGGCAATATTTTGGGCATTGCCGACGAAGACGTTTTTCAAGTAGGCATCATTATGGCGGTGTGCTTGGCTTTTTTATTGCTGTTTTGGAAAAACCTGCTGCTGGTGTTTTTCGACGAAACTCAGGCGGTGGCCGTGGGTTTGTCGCCGCTGCGTTATAAAATCCTCTTTTTCACCCTGCTCAGTGCCTGCGTGGTGGCCGCCCTGCAAACCGTGGGTGCGGTGTTGGTAATCGCCATGGTGATTACGCCGGGTGCCACCGCCTATCTGCTTACCGACAAATTCAGCAAGCTCGTAGGTATTGCCGTGGCGTTGGGCTTTTTGACCGGCGGCATCGGCGCGTATGCCAGCTATTTTCTCGACGGAGCCACCGGCGGCATTATCGTTTGCCTGCAAACGGCGCTGTTTCTGCTGGCCTTTATCTTCGCGCCCAAATACGGCTTGTTGAAACAGAAACAAACTGCAGCGTTGCAAGGAGAAACCGGCCATGGCTGA
- a CDS encoding ATP-binding cassette domain-containing protein: MMSPAAASIRVEDVTVRYNNGHTAIYDFSLDLEGGMTCALVGVNGSGKSTLFKSLMGLLKPRKGDIRLCGLPIAQALKSNLVSYVPQSEEVDWQFPVSVYDVVMQGRYGYMNFLRIPSKTDKQKVQTAMERVDIAHLAERQIGELSGGQKKRVFLARALAQDSKVILLDEPFTGVDVKTENMIMDLLGQLRAEGRLILVSTHNLGVVPDFCDRVVMINRTVLAAGSTESTFNQHNLEVAFGGVLRHFKLAGSDLHDDEDKRAVTVLTDDERPAVFYGETKIDPPASIAKCGCNCEEETVQEQTENGGER; the protein is encoded by the coding sequence ATGATGTCCCCCGCTGCTGCTTCGATTCGTGTCGAAGATGTTACCGTGCGCTACAACAACGGCCACACGGCCATTTATGATTTTTCGCTGGATTTGGAAGGCGGCATGACCTGTGCGCTGGTCGGTGTGAACGGCAGCGGCAAGTCCACATTGTTTAAAAGCCTGATGGGTTTGCTCAAGCCGCGCAAGGGCGATATCCGCCTGTGCGGGCTGCCCATCGCGCAGGCTTTGAAAAGCAATCTGGTTTCTTATGTGCCGCAAAGCGAAGAAGTGGACTGGCAGTTTCCCGTTTCGGTTTACGATGTGGTGATGCAGGGGCGTTACGGCTACATGAATTTTCTGCGTATTCCGAGTAAAACCGACAAACAGAAAGTTCAGACGGCCATGGAACGCGTCGATATCGCCCATCTTGCCGAACGGCAAATCGGCGAGCTTTCCGGCGGCCAGAAAAAACGCGTCTTTCTCGCCCGCGCGTTGGCGCAAGACAGCAAGGTGATTCTGCTGGACGAGCCGTTTACAGGCGTGGACGTGAAAACCGAAAACATGATTATGGATCTTCTCGGCCAGTTGCGCGCGGAAGGCCGTCTGATTTTGGTCTCCACACACAATCTGGGCGTTGTGCCCGACTTTTGCGACCGCGTGGTGATGATCAACCGCACCGTATTGGCGGCCGGTTCTACCGAATCCACGTTCAACCAGCACAATCTCGAAGTCGCATTCGGCGGCGTGCTGCGCCACTTCAAACTGGCCGGCAGCGATTTGCACGACGATGAAGACAAACGCGCCGTTACGGTGCTGACCGACGACGAACGGCCCGCGGTGTTTTACGGCGAAACCAAAATCGACCCGCCCGCATCCATCGCAAAATGCGGCTGCAACTGTGAGGAAGAAACCGTGCAGGAGCAAACGGAAAACGGCGGGGAGCGTTGA
- a CDS encoding metal ABC transporter substrate-binding protein — MRRFLTTACLVLAAFSASPAYSKFKVVTTFTVIQDIAQNVAGDAATVESITKPGAEIHDYQPTPQDIAKAQSADLVLWNGMNLERWFERFFQNVKNKPAVVVTKGITPMSIHEGPYKGMPNPHAWMSTSNALVYIENIKNALVKYDPKNAAVYTKNAAAYSSKIKQLDKPLRAKLMQVPQNQRFLVSSEGAFSYLAKDYGFKEVYLWPINAEQQGTPQQVRKVIDVVRQNKIPVVFSESTISPKPMKQVAKETGAKYGGVLYVDSLSAKNGPVPTYTDLLNTTVSTIVKGFGK, encoded by the coding sequence ATGCGCCGTTTTTTAACCACTGCATGTTTGGTTTTGGCCGCTTTTTCGGCATCGCCCGCTTACTCAAAATTTAAAGTGGTTACCACTTTTACCGTGATTCAGGACATCGCCCAAAACGTGGCCGGCGATGCGGCAACAGTGGAATCGATTACCAAGCCGGGAGCGGAAATTCACGATTACCAACCCACACCGCAAGATATTGCCAAAGCGCAGTCGGCCGATTTGGTGCTGTGGAACGGCATGAATCTCGAACGCTGGTTTGAACGCTTCTTCCAAAATGTGAAAAACAAACCGGCGGTGGTGGTTACCAAAGGCATCACCCCGATGTCGATTCACGAAGGCCCTTACAAAGGCATGCCCAACCCGCACGCGTGGATGTCGACCAGCAATGCTTTGGTGTACATCGAAAACATTAAAAACGCGCTGGTGAAATACGACCCGAAAAACGCGGCGGTTTATACCAAAAATGCGGCGGCATACAGCAGCAAAATCAAACAGCTCGACAAGCCTTTGCGTGCCAAATTGATGCAGGTGCCGCAAAACCAGCGGTTCTTGGTAAGCAGCGAAGGTGCGTTCAGCTATCTGGCGAAAGACTACGGCTTCAAAGAAGTTTACCTGTGGCCGATTAATGCCGAACAACAAGGCACGCCGCAACAGGTGCGCAAAGTAATCGACGTGGTGCGCCAAAACAAAATTCCGGTGGTGTTCAGCGAAAGCACCATTTCGCCCAAGCCGATGAAACAGGTGGCGAAAGAAACCGGTGCCAAATACGGCGGCGTATTGTATGTGGATTCGCTTTCCGCCAAAAACGGCCCGGTGCCGACTTATACCGACCTGCTGAATACAACGGTATCGACGATTGTTAAAGGATTTGGAAAATAA
- a CDS encoding IS30 family transposase, which yields MSYTQLTQDERYHIQYLSRHHSISEIAKRLNRHKSTISREIKRHCPQGQQYSAKKAQQQSRLTKQRKRKPYKLHSQLIQHIATLIRRKLSPEQVCAYLHKHHQITLHHSTVYNYLRDDKSNGGTLWQHLRICSKSYRKRYGSTWSRGKVPDRIGIENRPAIVDEKSRIGDWEADTIVGKDQKSALLTLVERVTRYTIICKLKNFKAQDTANAVIRALRAHKDRVHTITMDNGKEFYRHTRIAKALAAETYFCRPYRSWEKALNENTNGLIRQYFPKQTDFRNISEREIRRVQDELNHRPRKTLGYETPSVLFLNLFQPLLPECCT from the coding sequence ATGAGCTACACACAACTGACCCAAGACGAACGATACCACATCCAATACCTGTCCCGCCACCACAGCATCAGCGAAATCGCCAAACGGCTTAACCGCCATAAAAGCACCATCAGCCGCGAAATCAAACGGCACTGCCCGCAAGGGCAGCAATACAGTGCCAAAAAAGCCCAACAGCAAAGCCGGCTTACCAAGCAGCGCAAAAGAAAGCCCTATAAGCTCCATTCGCAGCTGATCCAACACATCGCTACCCTCATCCGCCGCAAACTCAGCCCCGAGCAAGTGTGCGCCTATTTGCACAAACACCACCAAATCACACTCCACCACAGCACCGTCTATAACTATCTGCGCGACGACAAAAGCAACGGCGGCACTTTGTGGCAGCATCTCAGAATATGCAGCAAATCCTACCGTAAACGCTACGGCAGCACATGGAGCAGAGGCAAAGTACCCGACCGCATAGGCATTGAAAACCGACCCGCCATCGTCGACGAAAAATCCCGTATAGGCGACTGGGAAGCCGACACCATCGTCGGCAAAGATCAGAAAAGCGCATTATTGACACTGGTCGAACGGGTTACCCGCTACACCATTATCTGCAAATTGAAGAACTTCAAAGCCCAAGATACGGCCAATGCCGTCATTCGGGCGCTGAGGGCGCATAAAGACAGGGTGCACACCATCACCATGGATAACGGCAAGGAATTCTACCGCCACACCCGGATAGCCAAAGCATTGGCAGCGGAAACTTATTTCTGCCGCCCTTACCGTTCTTGGGAAAAGGCGCTGAATGAAAACACCAACGGACTCATCCGCCAATACTTCCCCAAACAAACGGATTTCCGCAACATTAGTGAGCGGGAAATACGCAGGGTTCAGGATGAGCTGAACCACCGGCCAAGAAAAACACTTGGCTATGAAACGCCAAGTGTTTTATTCTTGAATCTGTTCCAACCACTACTACCTGAGTGTTGCACTTGA